The genomic interval atttaatatcttcCCTTACAACCCAATTACCTAACTAAACCCCTTCTCTTACGCTAATTAATCACAAGGTATCATTGTCTTAATTTCTTTTccccttttttcttttctttctatttattttctaatttgttCGCTATGCAAAAACAATCTTCCGTGTCTAATTCAGATTttgcatttgaaatattttgacaGAAAAAATAAAGGCTGCAATAACACACGAACATGAACATGAACATGAACAAACGAGAATAGAGAAATTcctatgttgttgttgttgttgttcaaCGACTTGATGATTCCTTTGTTGGAATCGGATGGAGGGTGCTGTTTCACCTCAATCTGAACAAGGATTGTTAATGGCACAACAACCCAATCACCATGTAATTGATATAACTGAAACTTCTCATGAAACTGAAACCTCACCAATTCGCCAAACAAGTGTTACTGAGGTAGATTTTCGTGTAGCTAGGTTGCGTGTTTCATCGAATGGGTCCAATTCTAGAATGATACGAGGGGATTCACGAGGGGAAGGAGGAAGTCGTaggactccattgaattcgggGTTATGGATTTCTTTGGAGTTGTTTTTCACAGTAATTCAGATTGTTGCTTCTTTACTTGTTCTTTTTTTGTCCAAAAATGAACATCCTCATGCTCCATTGTTTGCTTGGATTGTTGGTTATGCTTCTGGGTGTGTTGTTTCACTCCCTTTGTTATTTTGGCGATATTATGCTCGACGTGACCAATCTCCCACTATTGATGATCCTTCGGGGACACTTCTTTCAAATTCATCCACAATTCAAGGTGAAGAAGATGTTCCTGTTGCATCCTCTGGTAGCAATCGAGCTTCATGGTTGATGAATCCGAggtattgttgttgtttttgttatttttttaactagCATAATTGCATTAATCACTACTTTAACATTAATGACAAATCAAAGCAGCCAAGGTTGAATCTTAGTGGATTGTGGCCGCAAGAACACTGGCATTTACAACACTCAGTCGCGATTTTGTTATGCTTAAATTCATGTTATTTAATACTTGTTTTCTTTTGCCTtagaatcttttttttttttttgccttcaAATAGTTTGACCTAGAAGCTCGATTTTAGCTTGGTTTTATGGTGACTCCATAAGTTACTCCAACTTTAGGGAACACCAAAAAGGATGAAAGTTTTAGTGGTGAACTCACATTAGAGTTTAATCCTCTTTCATGTTGATGAAGATGGGTTTGATGATAGCTAAGAATCTATTCAGGATTTAGACATTTTATTCCTTAGGTATTAGTTTGTAGCCTGGAGTCGATGGGATCTTGTTTGGACATATTTTGTTTCTTCCATTGCTCTTTAGTACGaccaaatatttattaattatattacaaATAGTTATAGCCATGAACCTGTGTTTTAATCTTAGGGTGCTTCCCTTTAAGACTAATCAACCTGTGAGAATAATGGATTGCTTTGAGCTAGTACTTTGATATTTATGTACTAATCATTGCCTCAGTTTGAATGGGAAATGATATACACAGTGTACTTATAACATGTGATCAGAGTAAGGCCTTCAAGGTGCTCTTTTGTATCACATCCCTTGCTTTTTGCATAAATTTGGATGCTGCGTCTTTCTGTGTAGTTGTGTGGTAAAGGCTATTCTTGAGAATGTTAATGATAGATAGATACTAATAATCAAGACACTTAAGAATCTATTGAATTTGtctgtttaatttattttttgttgaatatTTACTATTCAGTCACTAATAGCTATAACTCCTTTGTAAGAAGTTTATAAAGTTGCTAAGCTCTTGCCTGCATTTAATCAGCAGACTGAAGATACTTATGGAATACTTCAAAATCGCCGTAGATTGCTTTTTTGCAATATGGTTTGTTGTTGGAAATGTATGGATTTTTGGAGGACATTCTTCAGCTAATGAAGCTCCTAACATGTACCGGTATGTATAGCTTCTCAGCAACTCTTACATtcaatattatgtttttttttttcagagcCTGCATTTATATCTCTGTTTCTCTTTTGCTTGACAGGTTATGTGTAGTGTTTCTTACTTTTAGCTGTGTCGGTTATGCAATGCCCTTCATTCTATGTGTAACAATCTGCTGCTGTCTTCCTTGTATAATTTCCACTCTTGGGGTCACAGAGGATCTGACACAAACCCGAGGTGCAACCACAGAATCTATTAATGCTTTACCGACTCACAAGTTCAAATTGAATAGAAACAAAAGCAGAGATGAAAGCACTCCAGATGTTTTTGAAGGTGGAGTTGTCGCCGGAGGAACTGAAAAGGAACGCATGATCTCTGGAGAAGATGCTGTAAGTAccaattgatatttatttgttaatttactcAGGATACTTAAGTAAAACTTATGTATGATATTTAGGTTTTTCTTTCGAGCTACTGGGTTAGGTAGAAACCTTTAACTGACAATAGAACcttaaaaatattgtcatatATACCCAATTCACGAGGCGGtgaactttgattttgtgttagtgCTAACTGGTAATGTCATCAACTTTTGATAATTGCACAgcaaaaaatctaaaataccaTTGCTTAGTTTGTGGAATCATATATGGTAATCTGAACGTCAAGCCAATTTGTTTCATGGTTACTAAGCAGTTTAATGATGCCTACTCCTAATTTTCAAGTTTCTATGAGTTAGTCTCTTACTCCGTCAGTTCCTAGGTGGCTTCTAGGGTGAGGGTTCAATCAAGTCCCTCACAGGTGGAGCATATAAAAAATACCATTAGATCAAATCTATGGtcttgattttatatataaaaaaaaaaagagaatatatACACATTTTCACACACAAATATGTCCCGATCTCTTCTCCAACTTACCAAAACAACTTCATTTTCCCTCCTCTTACGATGACCATCGGCAACCTGCACACCTTTAATGACTATGTTTCTCCAATGTTGTTTCAATGGTGAAAATTTACAaggttcatatttttttttctatggctaaaaaatgattttcccaaattggaaaaaaaagtgaaagataatatctgttttttttttccttttgtttttgttatggcCTTTCATATTTAAATTGGTATTGGAAGTATCTTCAAAAACTACTTTTGTTCGTGTGTGGTAACCACTGTGTTTCAACAAACTACATTGGTTAATATTTTCTCCATTTCAAGATCTACGAGAGTCCTCAAGAAATTGTGTCATTGaaacaatatgtgaaaaatGATGAAACCCTCAACATTTGGTACCTTTTTTGTTGAGAATGAAATGGATGATAAGAACAAATAAAAGTACAGTTACAAAGTTTTTGAAACACCATTATATTGCCATTTTGTGAGAAATTCGTCCCTATTGTAACTTTGAGATTTATGGGTGTGTGATATGTATTTTTCTGAGATTGTACCAGATTTTGCATGGGCAATAGAGGACACTAATAGAGAAGATAAAGGAATATGATTGTGTGTTGAAATGTCTACatgttctcatttttattttaataaatggaAACCTTGTCTCACCTTAGACGCCACCCTGTTCCTAATCTTtggtattttagttttttatttttgacccAAAGTTTTGGTTGTTTTAGAAAATCGAGATACAATTAAGCATGTTTTTCTCGTTGTATCCATGCAAAGCATGCATTAAACAAATTAAGGGGAAAAAGTTTGTATatatctaaatttattattcctTAATATGTGTGTCTATACATTAAACTTCCTTAGTATTGTTTGCGTTTGATGAGTTTGTCTACTGGCCATGACTGTAGTATTGTACTTTCCACGCTTGTGTGCAGGTTTGCTGCATATGCATAGCAAACTACGAAAATAACGACGATTTGAGAGAATTGCCATGTTCTCATCTTTTCCACAAAGAATGTGTAGACACGTGGTTGAAGATAAATGCATTATGCCCTCTTTGCAAGAGTGAAGTTGGTAATGTTACAGATGAACCTGCCATTGGGGAAAATACCAGCCAACAAAGGGGTGATGAGAATGGTCTTGCCAATACTTCATTGTAATCTATTTACAAATATATGGTCATGTACAAATTACACAATTGCACAGTTTTGTAAAGCTTTTCCTTCTATCTACCCACTCTTTTCCTTGGATGGATAGTGGAACTTAAGTGAGTTCATATTTGTCAATGCCCTTATACTGGAGTTATAAGTGAATACAAATTATACTTGCAGTCTTCTTGCAGAGGCTTTGGTGGgagagaataataataataataata from Cicer arietinum cultivar CDC Frontier isolate Library 1 chromosome 5, Cicar.CDCFrontier_v2.0, whole genome shotgun sequence carries:
- the LOC101508240 gene encoding E3 ubiquitin-protein ligase At1g63170-like isoform X1, giving the protein MEGAVSPQSEQGLLMAQQPNHHVIDITETSHETETSPIRQTSVTEVDFRVARLRVSSNGSNSRMIRGDSRGEGGSRRTPLNSGLWISLELFFTVIQIVASLLVLFLSKNEHPHAPLFAWIVGYASGCVVSLPLLFWRYYARRDQSPTIDDPSGTLLSNSSTIQGEEDVPVASSGSNRASWLMNPSRLKILMEYFKIAVDCFFAIWFVVGNVWIFGGHSSANEAPNMYRLCVVFLTFSCVGYAMPFILCVTICCCLPCIISTLGVTEDLTQTRGATTESINALPTHKFKLNRNKSRDESTPDVFEGGVVAGGTEKERMISGEDAVCCICIANYENNDDLRELPCSHLFHKECVDTWLKINALCPLCKSEVGNVTDEPAIGENTSQQRGDENGLANTSL
- the LOC101508240 gene encoding E3 ubiquitin-protein ligase At1g63170-like isoform X2; this encodes MEGAVSPQSEQGLLMAQQPNHHVIDITETSHETETSPIRQTSVTEVDFRVARLRVSSNGSNSRMIRGDSRGEGGSRRTPLNSGLWISLELFFTVIQIVASLLVLFLSKNEHPHAPLFAWIVGYASGCVVSLPLLFWRYYARRDQSPTIDDPSGTLLSNSSTIQGEEDVPVASSGSNRASWLMNPRLKILMEYFKIAVDCFFAIWFVVGNVWIFGGHSSANEAPNMYRLCVVFLTFSCVGYAMPFILCVTICCCLPCIISTLGVTEDLTQTRGATTESINALPTHKFKLNRNKSRDESTPDVFEGGVVAGGTEKERMISGEDAVCCICIANYENNDDLRELPCSHLFHKECVDTWLKINALCPLCKSEVGNVTDEPAIGENTSQQRGDENGLANTSL